The Trichoplusia ni isolate ovarian cell line Hi5 chromosome 17, tn1, whole genome shotgun sequence genome includes a region encoding these proteins:
- the LOC113502464 gene encoding uncharacterized protein LOC113502464 isoform X2, whose protein sequence is MSVGKVRDFDIKNGNWSAYVDRLEMYFVANKIAEDLKLPTLIALIGEPAYELLSTLASPRKPSTLKYKEAVELLQAHLQPKPSILAERYRFRQRRQSAGETIADYVADLKKMSRYCEFKINLEENLRDQFVCGLRSEYIRQRLFAEDNIDYQKALVLANTLEAAERDAGAVEGTQEQTTSRELSERIHKLELNKCSACGVNGHGAHNCRYKEFECSYCGQPGHLRRVCRKKEFDRRIKSTISNRGNNGARGRSRRGRVIGSSAYGAGVWRSGNMARGGRSNARTARSNDVTDAAYWLSEPAMDDNSGSEQDVEGTNEEPMYQMSLTNYKPT, encoded by the exons atgtctgtTGGGAAAGTTCgagattttgacataaaaaatgggAATTGGTCGGCGTACGTCGATCGtctcgaaatgtattttgttgctaACAAAATAGCGGAAGATTTGAAGTTACCAACATTAATAGCTCTTATCGGCGAACCGGCTTATGAGTTACTGTCTACTTTGGCGAGCCCGAGAAAACCATCAACCCTGAAATATAAAGAAGCGGTGGAATTACTGCAAGCACATCTACAGCCGAAACCATCAATTCTCGCGGAGAGGTATAGGTTCCGACAAAGACGCCAATCAGCGGGAGAAACGATAGCTGATTACGTGGCAGATTTGAAAAAGATGTCACGTTATTGTGAATTCAAGatcaatttagaagaaaatttgagGGATCAGTTTGTGTGCGGGTTACGTAGCGAATATATACGTCAGAGGTTATTCGCGGAAGATAACATAGATTATCAAAAAGCGCTAGTATTAGCCAATACTCTGGAGGCAGCTGAGCGGGACGCCGGGGCCGTAGAGGGAACGCAGGAACAAACTACCAGCCGGGAACTAAGCGAGAGAATACACAAGTTGGAACTCAATAAATGTTCAGCCTGCGGGGTCAACGGTCATGGGGCACATAACTGTAGGTACAAGGAGTTCGAATGTAGTTATTGTGGACAACCTGGCCATTTACGAAgagtttgtagaaaaaaagaatttgatcgtCGCATAAAATCTACGATTTCAAACCGCGGGAATAATGGCGCGCGAGGAAGGTCACGTAGAGGACGCGTGATCGGGTCGAGCGCCTACGGAGCGGGTGTATGGCGGAGCGGCAACATGGCGCGCGGGGGGCGCAGCAACGCTCGCACCGCACGCAGCAACGACGTTACCGACGCGGCGTACTGGCTGAGCGAGCCAGCGATGGATGACAACTCCGGCTCGGAGCAAGACGTTGAGGGTACAAACGAGGAACCGATGTATCAAATGTCACTAACCAACTATAAACCG ACATGA
- the LOC113502464 gene encoding uncharacterized protein K02A2.6-like isoform X1: MLRAGVIEPVERSDWATPLVIARKGDGGIRLCADYKVTLNKALLVDRYPVPKVEDLFSNLSGNHYFTKLDLSQAYNQLILDETSRNYTVINTHRGLFKYNRLVYGLSSSPGIFQKFMMNLFKNVQDVVIFYDDILIKNKSLESHLERVEQVFSILERNGLKIKKEKCEFMVGQVKYLGFIIDKHGVRVDANKIKPILSMPDPTNVSELKSFLGMVNFYGKFIKNLSTHITPLYELLKKGKHWQWTKTHRYVFNKIKQLLCSTEVLTHFDISLESIVTCDASARGLGAVLAQRASDGSERVVAYASRALTAAELHYSQIHKEALAIIFAVDKFHQYLYGRKFTLRTDHKPLVTIFGPHAGIPNTAASRLQRWAIKLSAYDFNIEYIRSDKNTADILSRLISTHKEGVISEELDTPEQTYLHFAAEALLLDYQTLKKETVSDSVLSRVARYINDGWPVEVEMKELKPYFNRRKELYIELGCVMWGHRLVIPSTCRNKVIAELHESHMGIVKTKSLARSYVWWPGIDEALETACCSCTVCAEVADAPPAHAPRAWPWPDRPWTRIHVDFLGPVAGLTYLVVVDAHSKWIEAIRMLSTTSQAVIKELREMWARFGLPKQLVSDNGPPFFSGEFQQFLNNNGIEHIFSAPYHPASNGAAENAVKICKKSIKKAIKSKSDVHSTLCRFLLAYRNTPHYTTGESPAKMLLGRNLRMRLDCLKPDQKALIRARQETVEATSSGVTRQFNPGDLVWFREYRSSNKWSAGTVIEKTGSTDYNVKSIHGTEVHRHIDQLKPRVINRTARLVDANFRNFQPVQPVKSSRSSLVFPSDNNRAPNTEPDRTNGTSLTKALVEETSRTQTDGSDLVTSEPLSTSSVPLNMPKVQETGSPRVPITRDIRTSNRTRKPVKRYGFDDD; encoded by the coding sequence ATGCTGCGCGCCGGCGTCATCGAGCCCGTTGAACGGTCCGACTGGGCCACACCGCTAGTTATAGCGAGGAAGGGAGACGGTGGAATACGCTTATGCGCGGATTATAAGGTGACACTTAACAAGGCTTTACTGGTTGACAGGTACCCGGTCCCGAAGGTAGAGgacttatttagtaatttgagtggcaatcattattttactaagctAGATTTGTCACAGGcttacaatcaattaattttggatgAAACTTCTCGGAACTACACAGTAATTAATACACACAGaggactttttaaatacaatcgccTCGTTTATGGTCTCTCTTCCAGTCCGggcatttttcaaaagttcatgatgaatctctttaaaaacgtgCAGGACGTAGTCATATtctatgatgatattttaataaagaataagtcaTTAGAATCTCATTTAGAAAGAGTTGAAcaggtttttagtattttagagaggaatgggttgaaaataaaaaaagaaaagtgtgagTTTATGGTAggccaagtaaaatatttaggattcataattgataaacatgGCGTACGGgtagatgcaaataaaataaaaccgatccTATCTATGCCCGACCCAACTAACGTCTCAGAGTTGAAGTCTTTTCTCGGTATGGttaatttctatggaaaattcattaagaatttgagtactcatattacaccactttacgaattacttaagaaaggtaaacattggcaatggactaaaacacatagatatgtgttcaataaaattaaacaacttctatGTAGTACTGAAGTATTGACACACTTTGACATATCGCTGGAGAGCATAGTAACATGCGACGCGAGCGCACGCGGGCTGGGGGCCGTGCTGGCACAGCGCGCGTCTGACGGCAGCGAGCGGGTTGTGGCGTACGCATCGCGGGCGCTCACTGCCGCGGAGTTACACTACAGCCAGATACATAAAGAAGCCTTGGCTATAATTTTCGCGGTAGACAAGTTTCATCAGTATCTTTATGGCAGAAAGTTTACACTACGTACAGATCATAAACCGCTGGTCACAATTTTTGGGCCCCATGCAGGAATACCGAACACGGCGGCGAGTCGTTTACAGCGGTGGGCCATTAAACTATCAgcttacgattttaatatagagtACATTCGATCAGATAAAAACACGGCAGATATTTTGTCTAGGTTAATTAGCACTCATAAAGAAGGGGTTATTAGTGAAGAATTAGACACACCTGAACAAACGTATTTACACTTTGCCGCGGAAGCATTGTTATTAGATtatcaaacgttaaaaaaagaaaccgttTCGGATAGTGTATTGAGCAGAGTAGCCAGATATATAAACGATGGCTGGCCGGTCGAGGTcgaaatgaaagaattaaaaccatattttaaccGTAGAAAGGAATTATATATTGAGCTAGGGTGTGTAATGTGGGGACATAGGCTAGTAATTCCTAGTACGTGTAGGAATAAAGTGATCGCTGAGCTTCATGAGAGTCACATGGGCATAGTCAAAACTAAATCGTTAGCGCGAAGTTACGTATGGTGGCCGGGAATAGACGAGGCACTAGAGACAGCATGTTGCAGCTGCACCGTGTGCGCTGAAGTGGCGGACGCACCACCTGCGCATGCGCCCCGCGCCTGGCCGTGGCCAGATCGACCGTGGACCAGGATACACGTAGACTTCTTAGGACCGGTAGCCGGTCTTACTTATCTAGTGGTAGTCGATGCACATTCAAAGTGGATTGAAGCTATTAGAATGCTGAGCACCACATCGCAAGCggtaataaaagaattacgaGAGATGTGGGCGAGATTTGGGTTACCTAAACAATTGGTTAGTGATAATGGCCCTCCGTTTTTCAGTGGAGAATTTCagcaattcttaaataataatggtatagAACATATATTTTCGGCACCTTATCACCCAGCTTCTAATGGGGCAGCGGAAAACgctgttaaaatttgtaaaaagagcATTAAAAAGGCGATTAAATCGAAATCCGACGTACACTCCACATTGTGTCGTTTTCTGCTGGCGTACAGAAACACACCACACTATACAACCGGGGAAAGCCCCGCCAAGATGTTATTAGGGCGCAACTTGCGCATGCGGTTAGATTGTTTGAAACCAGACCAGAAGGCACTTATTAGAGCTCGCCAAGAGACAGTAGAAGCTACATCGAGTGGCGTCACAAGACAGTTTAATCCGGGGGACCTTGTATGGTTCAGAGAATACCGTAGCTCAAACAAGTGGTCTGCAGGGACTGTTATAGAGAAAACAGGTAGtacagattataatgttaaatctaTCCACGGCACTGAGGTGCATAGACACATTGACCAACTAAAACCAAGAGTGATAAATAGGACAGCTAGGCTAGTAGATGCAAACTTTAGGAACTTTCAACCAGTTCAGCCTGTTAAGAGCTCTCGCTCTTCTCTCGTGTTTCCTTCGGACAATAATCGAGCGCCGAACACAGAACCGGACCGGACAAACGGAACCAGCTTGACGAAAGCATTGGTCGAGGAAACATCCCGCACGCAAACAGACGGAAGTGATTTGGTTACAAGTGAACCCTTGTCAACGTCAAGTGTACCTTTAAATATGCCCAAGGTGCAGGAGACGGGTAGTCCTAGGGTTCCTATTACTCGGGATATACGAACTAGTAATCGTACACGCAAACCGGTTAAGAGATATGGGTTTGATGATGattga